The following coding sequences are from one Triticum dicoccoides isolate Atlit2015 ecotype Zavitan chromosome 4A, WEW_v2.0, whole genome shotgun sequence window:
- the LOC119288558 gene encoding uncharacterized protein LOC119288558, producing the protein MGPPAMEVHHRAAPCRPRASFSIDRAHHRQVTVLFPPSAALFECPRGPAPPSSSHGRLHPRVTSRTPSSRACAPVAPVQELHEERSSSSSPQEAVAPERSSPRQRCNGNYHYSPWSSAIDRLQRRPTRSGLPSPSPRRYPSRLCPLLPGRAEQLARPLAH; encoded by the exons ATGGGGCCACCAGCCATGGAAGTCCACCACCGAGCCGCCCCGTGTCGTCCTAGAGCCTCCTTCTCTATTGACCGCGCCCATCACCGCCAAGTCACGGTCCTGTTCCCGCCGTCCGCTGCCCTGTTCGAGTGCCCGCGTGGACCTGCGCCGCCAAGCTCCTCCCATGGCCGCCTCCACCCGAGAGTCACCAGCAGGACCCCGTCAAGCCGTGCCTGTGCTCCTGTCGCCCCCGTCCAGGAGCTccacgaggagaggagctcctcttcGTCGCCCCAAGAAGCAGTCGCGCCCGAGCGCTCCTCTCCACGCCAGCGTT GCAACGGCAACTACCACTACTCCCCATGGAGCTCCGCCATCGACCGGCTCCAGCGCCGACCCACCAgatccggcctcccctcgccttctccGCGTCGCTACCCAAGCCGCCTGTGTCCTCTGCTTCCAGGACGAGCAGAGCagctcgcccgacccctcgcccatTGA